One Streptomyces sp. R28 DNA window includes the following coding sequences:
- a CDS encoding cupin domain-containing protein, whose protein sequence is MTPDDLVAHYALEPIPREGGLFRRTWAGPELADGRPQGSAIVVLLTADDFSALHRLPSDEVWHFYLGDPLELLLLAPDGTSRTAVLGPGLLHGQHIQLTVPAGTWMGARVAAGGSWTFFGCTMAPGFTYEGYEHGDLADLTARYPAEAARIAGLCRP, encoded by the coding sequence GTGACCCCTGATGACCTCGTCGCGCACTACGCACTGGAGCCGATCCCGCGCGAGGGCGGCCTGTTCCGGCGTACCTGGGCGGGGCCGGAGCTGGCCGACGGGCGCCCGCAGGGCTCGGCGATCGTGGTGCTGCTCACCGCGGACGACTTCTCCGCCCTGCACCGCCTGCCGTCCGACGAGGTCTGGCACTTCTATCTGGGCGACCCCTTGGAACTGCTGCTCCTCGCCCCCGACGGCACATCACGCACCGCCGTGCTCGGCCCCGGCCTCCTGCACGGCCAGCACATCCAGCTCACCGTCCCCGCCGGTACCTGGATGGGCGCCCGGGTGGCGGCGGGCGGGTCCTGGACCTTCTTCGGCTGCACGATGGCGCCGGGCTTCACCTACGAGGGCTACGAGCACGGTGACTTGGCGGACCTCACGGCGCGCTATCCCGCCGAGGCCGCCCGGATCGCGGGACTGTGCCGTCCAT